Genomic window (Pseudomonas xantholysinigenes):
CAGGCGCACTTCCTTACCCTCGGCAATCAGCTTGCGGCGCATGCGCAACTGCGAGAAGGCGATCACCAGGTACACCAGCAAGGCGATCATGCCAGTGGTGTTCATCAGGGTTTCCAGCACGTCCTTAGGTCGCAGGGTCTCGCTGAAGTTGATCAACGCGCAGAACACCGCCACCAGGCACGAACCGATGATCGCGTTCACCGGCACGCCGGTACCAGTGCGGGTGAACTTGAACAGGCGCGGCGCATCGCCACGCTGGGCCAGCGAGAACAGCATGCGCGAGGCGGTGTAGTGGCCGGAGATCAGGCAGCTGCTCACCGAGGTCAACACTACGAAGTTCATCAGCAGCTCGGCATAGGGCACACCCAGCAGCTCGAGGGTACGGCGGTAGGCGCCATAACCGGAGACGCCCAGCTGCGGGTCGTTCCACGGCACCAGGCAGACGATCAGGAAGATCGAGCCGACGTAGAACAGGCACACCCGCCACACCACCGAGTTGGTGGCCTTGACGATCTGCGTGGCCGGGTCCTTGGCTTCGGAAGCGGCGATGGTGACGATCTCGGCGCCCAGGAAGGCGAACATCACTCCCAGCAACGCGCCGATCACCGTGGTGATGCCATTGGGCATGAAGCCTTCGGCGGTCAGGTGGCTGATGCCGCGCACTTCACCGAACTGCCAGACATTCATCACCGCCGCAGTGCACACCACCAGGAAGCAGACGATCGCCACCACCTTGATCAGCGCGAACCAGAACTCGAACTCGCCGTAGTGCTTGACGTTGAAGAAGTTGACCGTGATCAGCAGCAAGGTCGTGGCCAGCACGAACACGTTGACGCTCACATCGGGGAAGAAACCATGCAGGATCTTGCCCGCCACGTAGGCTTCCCAGGCCATCAGGATCACCCAGTACCACCAGTACAGCCAGCCGATGGTGAAGCCGGCCCAGCGGCCGATGGCGCGGTCGGCGTAGGTGGAGAACGAGCCGGTGTCGGGCGACGAGGTCGCCATTTCGCCGAGCATGCGCATGA
Coding sequences:
- a CDS encoding amino acid permease produces the protein MEATSTSTTAKDGHESKLSASLKSRHLTMMSIAGVIGGALFVGSGSVIHSAGPAAVLAYLAGGILVVLIMRMLGEMATSSPDTGSFSTYADRAIGRWAGFTIGWLYWWYWVILMAWEAYVAGKILHGFFPDVSVNVFVLATTLLLITVNFFNVKHYGEFEFWFALIKVVAIVCFLVVCTAAVMNVWQFGEVRGISHLTAEGFMPNGITTVIGALLGVMFAFLGAEIVTIAASEAKDPATQIVKATNSVVWRVCLFYVGSIFLIVCLVPWNDPQLGVSGYGAYRRTLELLGVPYAELLMNFVVLTSVSSCLISGHYTASRMLFSLAQRGDAPRLFKFTRTGTGVPVNAIIGSCLVAVFCALINFSETLRPKDVLETLMNTTGMIALLVYLVIAFSQLRMRRKLIAEGKEVRLKMWLFPWLTYLVIVFIVAALVTMAFMPDYQILVISTGIAAAIVVAMGVVHQLRTAKAH